A genomic window from Nocardioides sp. BP30 includes:
- the ybeY gene encoding rRNA maturation RNase YbeY — protein sequence MSIEVLDESGYDLDVDHLARLARFVMDSMRVHPQAELCIKAVDEATITELNEQWMEKEGPTDVLAFPMDELRPGLIDEEPEEGVLGDLMIAPSVAERQGESSGHGLVAELELLTTHGILHLLGYDHAEPDEHREMFTLQAELLREFGSQAQPPSADFAVGNPGH from the coding sequence GTGAGCATCGAGGTCCTCGACGAGTCCGGCTACGACCTGGACGTCGACCACCTCGCCAGGCTGGCCCGCTTCGTGATGGACAGCATGCGCGTGCACCCGCAGGCCGAGCTGTGCATCAAGGCCGTCGACGAGGCGACCATCACCGAGCTCAACGAGCAGTGGATGGAGAAGGAGGGCCCGACCGACGTCCTGGCGTTCCCGATGGACGAGCTGCGGCCCGGGCTGATCGACGAGGAGCCCGAGGAGGGTGTCCTGGGCGACCTGATGATCGCCCCCAGCGTCGCCGAGCGGCAGGGCGAGTCCTCGGGGCACGGCCTGGTGGCCGAGCTGGAGCTGCTCACCACGCACGGCATCCTGCACCTGCTGGGTTACGACCACGCGGAGCCCGACGAGCACCGCGAGATGTTCACCCTCCAGGCCGAGCTGCTGCGGGAGTTCGGCTCGCAGGCGCAGCCGCCGTCGGCGGACTTCGCCGTCGGCAACCCCGGCCACTGA
- a CDS encoding 16S rRNA (uracil(1498)-N(3))-methyltransferase, protein MSLPVHLVPDLAGVAVGDEVGVDGDEAHHAVAVRRLRVGERVVLTDGRGVSATGAVISTGKRVFAVGVEDVARTQPPSPTVTVVQALPKGERGELAVEVLTEIGAARIVPWAAARSVAVWKGERAERSLAKWRSTAREAAKQARRSWFPEIAPLASTAEVVASVGAATTAVVLHEDGAGRLAEVELPETGELLIVVGPEGGLDAAELAAFEAAGATTVRLGAEVLRTSTAGLAAVSALLARTPRWA, encoded by the coding sequence ATGAGCCTGCCCGTCCACCTCGTGCCGGACCTGGCCGGCGTCGCCGTCGGCGACGAGGTCGGCGTGGACGGTGACGAGGCGCACCACGCCGTCGCCGTACGCCGCCTGCGGGTCGGCGAGCGGGTGGTCCTCACCGACGGCCGCGGGGTCTCGGCGACCGGTGCGGTGATCTCGACCGGCAAGCGTGTCTTCGCCGTCGGGGTCGAGGACGTGGCGCGCACCCAGCCGCCGTCGCCGACGGTGACGGTGGTGCAGGCGCTGCCGAAGGGGGAGCGCGGCGAGCTGGCCGTCGAGGTCCTCACCGAGATCGGCGCCGCCCGGATCGTGCCGTGGGCGGCCGCTCGCTCGGTCGCGGTCTGGAAGGGTGAGCGAGCGGAGAGGTCGCTGGCGAAGTGGCGGTCCACCGCCCGCGAGGCGGCCAAGCAGGCGCGTCGCTCCTGGTTCCCCGAGATCGCGCCGCTGGCCAGTACCGCCGAGGTGGTGGCGTCGGTCGGCGCCGCCACCACCGCCGTCGTGCTGCACGAGGACGGAGCCGGTCGGCTGGCCGAGGTGGAGCTGCCCGAGACCGGTGAGCTGCTGATCGTGGTCGGCCCCGAGGGCGGCCTCGACGCGGCCGAGCTCGCGGCGTTCGAGGCCGCCGGCGCGACGACCGTGCGGCTGGGTGCCGAGGTGCTGCGCACCTCGACAGCGGGCCTGGCGGCGGTCAGTGCCCTGCTGGCGCGGACGCCGCGCTGGGCCTGA
- a CDS encoding DUF3097 domain-containing protein has protein sequence MVDRYSTDVLSTDWRAPKNGRAVPAPAQLGAVVEDVQSDFVGEIVAVDRQLNTVTLEDRRNKRRVFELGPGFLLEGRPVILTAPIAAAQSSGPKRTASGSIAVEGAKARVARQSRIFVEGRHDAELVEKVWGDDLRIEGVVVEYLGGVDDLADHLKDFRPGPERRVGVLVDHLVRGSKESRIAEAIMRGPHGASVKIVGHPFIDIWQAVKPDRLGLRAWPQIPRSIEWKKGTCQHLGWPHRDQADIARAWKHILGKVTTYDDLEPALLGRVEELIDFVTVG, from the coding sequence ATGGTTGACCGCTACTCCACCGACGTACTCTCCACCGACTGGCGCGCGCCGAAGAACGGCCGCGCCGTTCCCGCTCCGGCGCAGCTGGGCGCAGTGGTCGAGGACGTGCAGAGCGACTTCGTCGGCGAGATCGTCGCCGTGGACCGCCAGCTGAACACCGTCACGCTGGAGGACCGCCGCAACAAGCGCCGGGTCTTCGAGCTCGGCCCCGGCTTCCTGCTCGAGGGCCGGCCGGTCATCCTCACCGCACCGATCGCCGCCGCCCAGAGCAGCGGACCCAAGCGCACCGCATCGGGATCCATCGCCGTGGAGGGCGCGAAGGCGCGGGTGGCTCGGCAGAGTCGGATCTTCGTCGAGGGCCGGCACGATGCCGAGCTCGTGGAGAAGGTCTGGGGCGACGACCTGCGCATCGAGGGCGTGGTGGTGGAGTACCTGGGCGGCGTGGACGACCTCGCCGACCACCTCAAGGACTTCCGTCCCGGCCCCGAGCGGCGCGTCGGGGTCCTGGTCGACCACCTCGTGCGCGGTTCCAAGGAGTCCCGGATCGCCGAGGCGATCATGCGCGGGCCCCATGGTGCCAGCGTGAAGATCGTCGGCCACCCGTTCATCGACATCTGGCAGGCGGTCAAGCCGGATCGTCTCGGTCTGCGGGCATGGCCGCAGATCCCGCGCTCGATCGAGTGGAAGAAGGGGACCTGCCAGCACCTCGGCTGGCCGCACCGCGACCAGGCCGACATCGCGCGCGCCTGGAAGCACATCCTGGGCAAGGTCACGACCTACGACGACCTGGAGCCCGCGCTGCTCGGTCGGGTGGAGGAGCTGATCGACTTCGTCACGGTGGGGTGA
- a CDS encoding PhoH family protein has translation MTDQQHVQAERRPTTKHTVVVPNSVDMVSVLGPADEHLGIIESHFDADVHVRGNRITLHGEPHEIALIERVLEELVQIIRTGQGVSGETVERVISMLRMETTEKPADVLSLNILSNRGRSIRPKTLNQKRYVDAIDKHTVTFGIGPAGTGKTYLAMAKAVQALQAKQVNRIILTRPAVESGERLGFLPGTLTEKIDPYMRPLYDALHDMLDPELVPKLMAAGTIEIAPLAYMRGRTLNDAFIILDEAQNTTPEQMKMFLTRLGFGSKIVVTGDVSQVDLPTGQRSGLRVVEEILAEVEDLSFNRLTSHDVVRHRLVGKIVAAYDDYDARGEQQAADSARTARAAHTKRGEK, from the coding sequence ATGACTGACCAGCAACACGTCCAGGCCGAGCGCCGGCCCACCACCAAGCACACCGTCGTGGTGCCCAACAGCGTCGACATGGTCAGCGTGCTCGGCCCTGCCGACGAGCACCTCGGGATCATCGAGAGCCACTTCGACGCCGACGTCCACGTCCGCGGCAACCGGATCACCCTGCACGGTGAGCCCCACGAGATCGCGCTGATCGAGCGCGTCCTGGAGGAGCTGGTGCAGATCATCCGCACCGGCCAGGGCGTCAGCGGCGAGACGGTCGAGCGGGTCATCAGCATGCTGCGGATGGAGACCACCGAGAAGCCTGCCGACGTACTCTCGCTCAACATCCTCAGCAACCGCGGGCGGTCGATCCGCCCCAAGACGCTGAACCAGAAGCGCTACGTCGACGCCATCGACAAGCACACCGTCACGTTCGGCATCGGTCCGGCCGGCACGGGCAAGACCTACCTCGCGATGGCCAAGGCGGTGCAGGCGCTGCAGGCCAAGCAGGTCAACCGCATCATCCTGACCCGGCCGGCGGTCGAGTCCGGTGAGCGCCTGGGCTTCCTGCCCGGCACGCTGACCGAGAAGATCGATCCCTACATGCGCCCGCTCTACGACGCCTTGCACGACATGCTGGACCCGGAGCTGGTGCCCAAGCTGATGGCTGCCGGGACGATCGAGATCGCGCCGCTGGCCTACATGCGGGGCCGCACGCTCAACGACGCGTTCATCATCCTCGACGAGGCGCAGAACACCACCCCCGAGCAGATGAAGATGTTCCTGACCCGCCTCGGGTTCGGCTCCAAGATCGTCGTGACGGGCGACGTGTCCCAGGTCGACCTGCCCACGGGGCAGCGATCGGGACTGCGGGTGGTCGAGGAGATCCTGGCCGAGGTCGAGGATCTCAGCTTCAACCGGCTCACCAGCCACGACGTCGTCCGGCACCGCCTGGTCGGCAAGATCGTCGCCGCCTACGACGACTACGATGCCCGCGGCGAGCAGCAGGCCGCCGACAGCGCTCGTACGGCGAGGGCCGCGCACACCAAGAGGGGCGAGAAGTGA
- a CDS encoding Gmad2 immunoglobulin-like domain-containing protein, protein MTVLPFRRRTAVALAVGGLLLTGVVACGSDSNATADDPAPSAASGTATGSATEMASDTADPSSAATASQASDGAAPSSVSISSPSNGTTVGDTLSVQGTANSPEANVPWEVDSPIDGVVVSGSATADGWLDKAYPWKTEVNVSALQPGTYTFTARVDDDSDKEGTKPPEATITFTKK, encoded by the coding sequence ATGACAGTGCTGCCGTTCCGTCGCCGTACCGCCGTCGCGCTCGCCGTGGGCGGCCTCCTGCTCACCGGCGTGGTCGCCTGCGGCTCCGACTCGAACGCGACCGCCGACGATCCCGCTCCGTCGGCCGCCTCGGGCACCGCGACCGGCTCCGCCACCGAGATGGCCTCCGACACCGCCGACCCCTCGTCCGCCGCGACCGCGTCGCAGGCGAGCGACGGCGCGGCGCCGTCCTCGGTCAGCATCAGCTCGCCCTCCAACGGCACGACCGTGGGCGACACGTTGAGCGTCCAGGGCACCGCCAACTCCCCCGAGGCGAACGTGCCGTGGGAGGTCGACTCGCCCATCGACGGGGTGGTCGTCTCCGGGAGCGCGACAGCTGACGGCTGGCTCGACAAGGCCTACCCGTGGAAGACCGAGGTGAACGTCTCGGCGCTGCAGCCGGGCACCTACACCTTCACCGCCCGTGTCGACGACGACTCCGACAAGGAGGGCACGAAGCCGCCCGAGGCGACGATCACGTTCACCAAGAAGTGA
- the dnaJ gene encoding molecular chaperone DnaJ → MDPYELLGVDRDADDATIKKAYRKLARQYHPDVNPDPAAQERFKEVSHAYEILSDPQKRAAFDRGGDPFGGGFGAAGQGFSFTDIMDAFFGGAGQGGAASGRGPRPRVRRGQDALIRLDVELAEAAFGVTRELKVDTAVVCDTCHGAGSAAGTQPKVCETCRGAGEVAHVQRSFLGEIRTLRPCAACRGFGTIIVDPCRDCGGDGRVRSRRTLTVKIPAGVDTGTRVQLAEQGEVGPGGGPAGDLYVEINVARHETFTRHGNDLHCTVTIPMTAAALGTTMSLPTLEADLPDASPEDSTFDLEIKAGTQSGTEQVLRERGVPGLRGGRGSLVVTIHVETPTRLDGAQEELLRQLAVARGEEQPEGQLRASGKGVFGRFRDAFNGR, encoded by the coding sequence GTGGATCCCTACGAGCTCCTCGGCGTCGACCGCGATGCGGACGACGCGACCATCAAGAAGGCCTACCGCAAGCTCGCGCGGCAGTACCACCCGGACGTCAACCCCGATCCGGCGGCGCAGGAGCGGTTCAAGGAGGTCTCGCACGCCTACGAGATCCTCTCCGACCCGCAGAAGCGGGCCGCGTTCGACCGTGGCGGCGACCCGTTCGGCGGCGGCTTCGGCGCCGCCGGCCAGGGCTTCTCCTTCACCGACATCATGGATGCCTTCTTCGGCGGAGCCGGGCAGGGCGGGGCGGCCAGCGGTCGTGGTCCCCGACCCCGCGTACGCCGCGGCCAGGACGCGCTGATCCGTCTCGACGTCGAGCTGGCCGAGGCGGCGTTCGGCGTCACCCGCGAGCTCAAGGTCGACACGGCCGTGGTCTGCGACACCTGCCACGGCGCCGGCTCGGCGGCCGGGACCCAGCCGAAGGTCTGCGAGACGTGTCGCGGTGCGGGCGAGGTCGCGCATGTGCAGCGCTCGTTCCTCGGTGAGATCCGCACCCTGCGCCCCTGCGCCGCATGCCGTGGCTTCGGAACGATCATCGTCGACCCGTGCCGCGACTGCGGCGGCGACGGCCGGGTGCGCTCCCGCCGTACGCTCACCGTCAAGATCCCTGCCGGCGTCGACACCGGCACCCGCGTCCAGCTCGCCGAGCAGGGCGAGGTCGGCCCCGGCGGCGGCCCGGCCGGCGATCTCTACGTCGAGATCAACGTCGCCCGGCACGAGACCTTCACCAGGCACGGCAACGACCTGCACTGCACCGTCACCATTCCGATGACGGCCGCAGCGCTCGGCACCACCATGTCGCTGCCGACCCTCGAGGCAGACCTGCCCGACGCCTCGCCCGAGGACTCCACCTTCGACCTGGAGATCAAGGCCGGCACCCAGTCGGGCACCGAGCAGGTGCTGCGCGAGCGTGGGGTCCCCGGTCTGCGCGGCGGCCGCGGCAGTCTGGTCGTGACCATCCACGTCGAGACCCCCACCCGACTCGACGGTGCTCAGGAGGAGCTGCTGCGGCAGCTCGCCGTGGCGCGCGGCGAGGAGCAGCCGGAGGGCCAGCTGCGTGCCTCCGGCAAGGGTGTCTTCGGTCGCTTCCGCGACGCGTTCAACGGTCGCTGA
- a CDS encoding hemolysin family protein, whose protein sequence is MGEVWLVVAAIVLVVLAGLFSAADAALASFSHARAEELLEERRAGAKRLEALVADPPRYLNTVLLLRLLCEISATVIVALLVRHWYGDTGPATYVTAIAAMLVISFVAIGVAPRTVGRQHNERVALLAAAPLVALTSVLGPIPQLLILVGNALTPGRGFREGPFSTETELRELVDLAEASNVIEGDERTMIHSVLELGDTVAREVMVPRGDVVFVERHKNIRQTLSLFLRSGFSRMPVIDESLDNIVGMAYLKDVVRRDFEEPEVEFTQRVDELMRPVMWVPESKPVDDLLAEMQQRRQHVAVVVDEYGGTAGVITIEDILEEIVGEITDEYDVDVHEPVQLEDGSWRVPARFLVDDLEELIGFDVEEEDVDSVGGLLAKHLGVVPIPGSQVEAHGLRFTAEQTAGRRNKLGTVRITPVEEESDDRADA, encoded by the coding sequence ATGGGTGAGGTCTGGCTGGTCGTCGCGGCCATCGTCCTGGTCGTGCTGGCCGGGCTGTTCTCGGCCGCCGATGCGGCGCTCGCCTCCTTCTCGCACGCCCGTGCCGAGGAACTGCTGGAGGAGCGTCGCGCCGGCGCCAAGCGGCTGGAGGCGCTGGTCGCCGACCCGCCGCGCTACCTCAACACGGTGCTGCTGCTGCGGCTGCTGTGCGAGATCTCGGCGACGGTGATCGTCGCGCTGCTGGTGCGGCACTGGTACGGCGACACCGGCCCGGCGACGTACGTCACCGCCATCGCGGCGATGCTGGTGATCTCCTTCGTGGCGATCGGCGTCGCGCCGCGCACCGTCGGCCGCCAGCACAACGAGCGTGTCGCGCTGCTCGCCGCCGCGCCCCTCGTGGCGTTGACCAGCGTGCTGGGGCCGATCCCGCAGCTGTTGATCCTCGTCGGCAACGCGCTGACGCCGGGGCGCGGCTTCCGGGAGGGTCCGTTCTCGACCGAGACCGAGCTGCGCGAGCTCGTCGACCTGGCCGAGGCGTCCAACGTGATCGAGGGCGACGAGCGCACCATGATCCACTCGGTGCTCGAGCTCGGGGACACGGTGGCGCGCGAGGTGATGGTGCCGCGCGGCGACGTGGTCTTCGTGGAGCGGCACAAGAACATCCGCCAGACCCTCTCGCTCTTCCTGCGCAGCGGCTTCTCCCGGATGCCGGTCATCGACGAGAGCCTGGACAACATCGTGGGCATGGCCTACCTCAAGGACGTCGTCCGGCGCGACTTCGAGGAGCCCGAGGTGGAGTTCACCCAGCGGGTCGACGAGCTGATGCGGCCGGTGATGTGGGTGCCCGAGTCCAAGCCGGTCGATGACCTGTTGGCCGAGATGCAGCAGCGTCGCCAGCACGTGGCAGTCGTCGTCGACGAGTACGGCGGCACCGCCGGCGTGATCACCATCGAGGACATCCTGGAGGAGATCGTCGGCGAGATCACCGACGAGTACGACGTGGACGTCCACGAGCCGGTCCAGCTGGAGGACGGCTCGTGGAGGGTGCCGGCGCGGTTCCTCGTCGACGACCTGGAGGAGCTGATCGGCTTCGACGTCGAGGAGGAGGACGTCGACTCCGTCGGCGGACTGCTCGCCAAGCACCTGGGCGTGGTGCCCATCCCCGGATCGCAGGTGGAGGCCCACGGCCTGCGATTCACCGCCGAACAGACCGCCGGTCGCCGCAACAAGCTCGGCACCGTGCGGATCACCCCCGTGGAGGAGGAGTCCGATGACCGAGCCGACGCCTGA
- the hrcA gene encoding heat-inducible transcriptional repressor HrcA, giving the protein MQNERRLDVLRAIVEDYVATEEPVGSKALVERHGLGVSPATVRNDMAALEEEGYIAQPHTSAGRVPTDKGYRLFVDRLTTVKPMSAAEKRAISSFMEGAVDLDDVVQRSVRLLSQLTRQVAVVQYPTLSRSTVRHVELVALAPTRLLVVLILSTGRVEQRVVELSVAIDDEMLARLRGSINAAAGGEVIAEAATRLREIAECDDQPDGDGAGTGDGATSAVVNTLLEAMSDHRSDQRVAVGGTRNLARFGDSFDTAVRPLLEALEEHVVLLKLMGEATAGGLVTVRIGAEGPYEELSRTSVVTTGYGPRDDALASLGIVGPTRMDYPGTMAAVRAVARYLSRILDEA; this is encoded by the coding sequence ATGCAGAACGAGCGACGCCTCGACGTGCTCCGCGCGATCGTCGAGGACTACGTCGCCACCGAGGAGCCGGTCGGGTCCAAGGCCCTGGTCGAGCGGCACGGGCTGGGCGTCAGCCCGGCCACGGTCCGCAACGACATGGCGGCGCTGGAGGAGGAGGGCTACATCGCCCAGCCCCACACCAGCGCCGGCCGGGTGCCGACGGACAAGGGCTACCGGCTCTTCGTCGACAGGCTCACGACGGTCAAGCCGATGAGCGCCGCGGAGAAGCGCGCCATCTCCAGCTTCATGGAGGGGGCCGTCGACCTGGACGACGTCGTGCAGCGCTCGGTGCGGCTGCTCAGCCAGCTGACCCGCCAGGTCGCCGTCGTGCAGTACCCGACGCTGAGCCGCAGCACGGTGCGTCACGTCGAGCTCGTCGCGCTGGCGCCCACCCGGCTGCTGGTCGTGCTGATCCTCTCGACCGGACGGGTCGAGCAGCGCGTGGTGGAGCTGAGCGTCGCCATCGACGACGAGATGCTGGCTCGGCTGCGCGGCTCGATCAACGCAGCCGCCGGTGGCGAGGTCATCGCGGAGGCGGCGACCCGGTTGCGCGAGATCGCCGAGTGCGACGACCAGCCCGACGGCGACGGTGCCGGCACCGGCGACGGCGCCACCTCGGCTGTGGTCAACACCCTGCTGGAGGCGATGAGCGACCACCGCTCGGATCAGCGGGTGGCGGTCGGGGGAACGCGCAACCTGGCCCGCTTCGGCGACAGCTTCGACACCGCCGTACGCCCGCTGCTGGAGGCGCTGGAGGAGCACGTCGTGCTGCTCAAGCTGATGGGCGAGGCCACCGCCGGCGGCCTCGTGACCGTCCGCATCGGCGCCGAGGGACCCTACGAGGAGCTCTCCCGCACCAGCGTCGTGACGACCGGTTACGGGCCCCGGGACGACGCGCTCGCCTCGCTGGGCATCGTCGGCCCCACTCGCATGGACTACCCCGGGACGATGGCCGCCGTGCGCGCCGTCGCCCGCTACCTCAGCCGCATCCTCGACGAGGCCTGA
- a CDS encoding cytidine deaminase, with the protein MTEPTPESAATPTELSAEDRKLVTLARATRARTGAAEGAAVRDTDGRTYAAATVALPSLQVSAVGVCVAMAVASGSRGLEAVVLLTDAGSVSDGDLAAVREFAGADVPVLVGDPRGAVGGSTAS; encoded by the coding sequence ATGACCGAGCCGACGCCTGAGAGCGCCGCCACGCCGACCGAGCTCAGCGCCGAGGACCGCAAGCTGGTGACCCTGGCGCGCGCCACCCGGGCCCGCACCGGTGCCGCCGAAGGCGCCGCGGTGCGCGACACCGACGGCCGCACGTACGCCGCCGCGACCGTGGCGCTGCCCTCGTTGCAGGTCTCCGCTGTCGGCGTCTGCGTGGCGATGGCTGTCGCCTCGGGCTCGAGGGGCCTGGAGGCCGTCGTGCTGCTCACCGACGCCGGTTCGGTCAGCGACGGTGACCTGGCGGCGGTGCGCGAGTTCGCCGGTGCCGACGTGCCGGTGCTGGTGGGGGATCCGCGGGGCGCCGTAGGCGGGTCAACCGCCTCGTGA
- the hemW gene encoding radical SAM family heme chaperone HemW, whose product MPSTLPPGDPAPADGNLPDSALATLGEKGFGFYVHVPFCTVRCGYCDFNTYTATELGPGVSRQTYADQAIAEIRQARAVLGDVDRSVDTIFFGGGTPTLLPARDLTRIVAAIREEFTLAAYVEVTTEANPDSVTLQDLDELRAGGFTRLSFGMQSSVPHVLAVLDRTHDPLRVPDVVAWARAAGFTAAESGGVSLDLIYGTPGETMADWERSLEDALACAPDHVSAYSLIVEDGTALARRVRRGELPMPDEDDFADKYVVADERLRAHGLGWYEVSNWATSPEHRCRHNLLYWRGGDWWGVGPGAHSHVGGVRWWNVKHPAAYADRIRAGLSPAHGREVLGAEDRRVERLMLELRLREGVPLDVLDDAGRAAVPDQVARGLVTLEQGPGGGRLTLTDPGRLLADGVVRELLL is encoded by the coding sequence ATGCCCTCCACCCTGCCGCCCGGCGACCCGGCCCCCGCCGACGGCAACCTTCCGGACTCGGCCCTCGCCACCCTCGGGGAGAAGGGGTTCGGCTTCTACGTGCACGTGCCGTTCTGCACCGTGCGATGTGGCTACTGCGACTTCAACACCTACACCGCCACCGAGCTGGGGCCCGGTGTCTCCCGGCAGACCTACGCCGACCAGGCGATCGCGGAGATCCGCCAGGCCCGGGCGGTGCTGGGCGACGTCGACCGTAGCGTCGACACCATCTTCTTCGGCGGCGGCACGCCGACGCTGCTCCCGGCGCGCGACCTGACCCGGATCGTGGCGGCGATCCGGGAGGAGTTCACGCTGGCTGCCTATGTCGAGGTCACCACCGAGGCCAACCCCGACAGCGTGACGCTCCAGGACCTCGACGAGCTGCGAGCCGGCGGTTTCACCCGGCTCAGCTTCGGGATGCAGAGCTCGGTGCCGCACGTGCTCGCCGTACTCGACCGCACGCACGACCCGCTGCGCGTCCCCGACGTGGTGGCGTGGGCGCGAGCGGCCGGCTTCACCGCGGCCGAGAGCGGGGGCGTCAGCCTCGATCTGATCTACGGCACACCCGGCGAGACGATGGCCGACTGGGAGCGCTCGCTCGAGGATGCCCTCGCCTGCGCACCCGATCACGTCTCGGCGTACAGCCTCATCGTCGAGGACGGCACCGCCCTGGCCCGCCGGGTCCGCCGGGGCGAGCTGCCGATGCCGGACGAGGACGACTTCGCCGACAAGTACGTCGTGGCCGACGAGCGGCTGCGGGCGCACGGACTGGGCTGGTACGAGGTCTCCAACTGGGCGACCTCGCCGGAGCACCGCTGCCGGCACAACCTGCTCTACTGGCGCGGCGGCGACTGGTGGGGCGTCGGTCCGGGCGCGCACAGCCACGTCGGTGGGGTGCGGTGGTGGAACGTCAAGCACCCCGCCGCGTACGCCGACCGCATCCGCGCCGGTCTCAGCCCGGCCCACGGCCGTGAGGTCCTCGGCGCGGAGGACCGCCGGGTCGAGCGGCTGATGCTCGAGCTGCGGCTGCGCGAGGGGGTGCCGCTCGACGTCCTCGACGACGCGGGCCGAGCAGCGGTGCCCGACCAGGTCGCGCGCGGGCTGGTCACGCTCGAGCAGGGTCCGGGTGGCGGGCGGCTGACGCTCACCGATCCGGGCAGGTTGCTGGCCGACGGCGTGGTGCGCGAGTTGCTGCTGTGA